The genomic DNA CGTCTATTATTCTTAAAAAAAACTTAAAAAAGTAACTCCCGATAATAATATACCTCATATTACCTTATTTTGTGGCTTTTTTAACATAAAAACTATAAAATGCGAAAAGTTTTTTTGTAAATTTCTTTTTAAAATAATTGGGCTTTGTAGTTTATTTATCATTAAACACCTTCATCTTTTTCAAGATTATATTAACCTTCTAAAACAGTTAAAATATAATAACACCTCGTCACAAAATAATTCAAACATAACACATTTGATATGCCATAGAAAGCACTCTTAAAAAACGAGCATTAACGTCAATAATTATCAAAACTGATTTTATTGTTAACACGCATATAATCCATTTTATCAAATTAAGATAATTAGTATTAATCTTAAAAAGATCTAAATCAAAATCAATGGTAAAGACTGCCTAAAAAATGGTTAATCTTGTCATTCAGAGCAACGCGAAGAATCTTATTTAACTCATAACCAGAGTCATTTATTTTAAAGAGATTCTTCATTCTATTCAGAATGACACTTTTTAGGCAGTCTTTCACTAGTTTATTGATTAGCAGTTATTTTAAATAACTATATTAATTTGGTGTTAGTTGAAGTGTAAATTGAATTCCAGCCAAACCACAACATGAGGTTGCCGTATATGTTAAGTCGAGCGTAATTACACCAGTATCTTGATCTAAACTAGTTCCTGCACCTTGCACCCAAGCAACTTGAGAACCAAATGGAATAGAATTCTCGGTTACAGTAATAGTCCCACAAACATCAGTAAACTCAAGAGCAATAGGGAAATCTGGTCCAAAAATATCTGCAGTACCATCACTTAAATTATAGGTTCCTGCTGCAGGCTGCGTTATTGTAACGGGTTGAGGGCTTCTAAAATTACCTGCAATTGGAAGGTTTGATGCTATTACAGTACTTATATAATTACCTTCTAACATGGTGGGACAAGAAACTGGATAACTTATTTTTGCTGTAAATAATCCAGAATTACTAACTGTAGTACCGGTATTATCTGTTCCATCGTCATTTAACAGACTCAAAACACGACCATCTGACATGGTAAACCTGGTAGATACTGTTAAAACATCACCAAGTTGAAAATCATTAGTGCTATTTAATTCTGCAAAGGCATCAATAACATCACTAGTGCTTAACGAAAAATCTCCAGGTAAGGTTACATTAGTAAATAATACACTTGTATACGTTGGTCCTGCCAACGTAGAATACGTAGCAATTATATCTGCAGAACTAGGAGTTCCTTGTGCTACCGACGCATTAAAAGCTAGATTTACTGCCGTACCATTCAATATTTTGGTAAGATCGAATATCTGGTCTGATGCTGCATCTTTAACGAAATTTGGAACAGCACCTGTTTCTAAAACAAGCGCTGAATCCCCACCATCATTATCGCAAGAAAAACTAGCGATAATGATTGTAGTTATAAGTAATAAAAATTTTATGTTTTTCATTTTTTATGTTTTTTAATTATCCCAAAACACTCTATAAGTTGCTAACGTTTTTTGAGCTGGAGCATTTTCATTAAGATTCAACTCATTATCTGGCCAAAAGAATGTTCTATTAAATGGGTTATTTAACGCCGTATCCGTATCTAACAAAGGAAAACCGTCACCATTATCTAATTGATATTCATTTGTTCCATCAGGATCTGCCAATACGGGATACCCTGTTCTTCTATAATCATTATATTGATCCATCTGATCGCCATAAGTAGCTACCCATTTTTGGGTCATGATTATTTCTAACTGTTTATCTGCGCTTGCAGCAGCAAATTCCGCATCAATATTAGCTATGAAATCTGTAACTGCAGTAGAGCCGCTTAAAACAGGAACAGTTTGAGTTGTTCCAGTACCTGCTACCACTTGATCTACCTTAGCAAAACTTGCAGTAACAGCTTCGGTTAGCTTAGCAGCTGGGTCACCAGCAATTAATCCAACTTGCATTAACTCGGCCTCGATGTATAAAAACTCATCGTAGGTAAGTATTCTCCTTGGTGCTACTCCAGTACCACTAGCTACGGTTCTAGCAAAACCTAAACCATCATCATATCTACCACCACAAGGGAAAATCCCAGGAAAAGTAGCATCATTAGCAACAGCTCCATCTCTCCAAGGGCCTACACTACTAAAACGGATTGTAAAGAAGCCTGTAGAAGCATCCCAATAATCGGCTCTAGGATCCCCAGAAATAGGGTCTGATTGATCTCTGGGAAACTGTCCTGCTGTTAGTTGGTTAGCCCAATAATATGGTATTCTGGGATCTTTATTGTTAGTATGAATATTAGGATTCATTCCCATTAAAATTTCATAGAACCAAGGACTAATGTAATGATCTACTTGAGCGCCACCATAAGCAGCTTGGAATAGCTGATTGCGTTCGTCTTGTGGTGACACTGTAGCGGTATGAGTAAATTGAAAATCATCTGCATTTGTGGTGAAGAAATTGTTTTCCGCTACCAATGCATCCAATACCGATTGACTAAACAAAGGAGAAGATGATAAGCGTATTTGGTTTAATAATTTTAACTTAAGCGTATTAGCAAACTTAATCCATTGAGCGGCTGAACCTGCATAATAAAAATCGTCTGCTCCAGGAAGCAAACCTGCTGGATTACTTAAATTTGTCTTAGCACTGTCAATTAAATCAAAAACGGCTTGATATACTGATTCTGAACTATCAAAAACTGGACTAACAGTACCTTCTATTAATAAGGTAGCTTCAGTATAAGGAACATCTCCCCATAAATCTACAGCAACCGACATCATATAGGCTTTTAATAATTCGCCTATCCCTTTATAAACTGTTGCTCCTTCTGCATCAGACTGAGAGATTAACGTTTCTAAATCTGTTAAAGTTAAATAAACATTATTCCAATCATTATTAAGAACTATATTATCTGCTTTTGTTCCATATTGATCTTGTTCACTTCTTGAAACGCCTTGATGTGTTTGTGTTCCAAGAACTTCACCACTGAAATTATTCCAATCGGCAAGTAGCGCTACTGTTATTTCAATATTTGGTAACAATTGGTTAATTGGTGCTACTGTTGGGTTATCCGTATCAGTATCGACATCCAAATAGTTACTACATCCAAAAAGGGATACAGTCACCATAAAGACTATTAATATGTGATACCTTTTAAATTTTATATTTTTCATTTTCTTTTATTTAAAAAGTTAAGTTGATTTTAAATCCATAGCGTTTTGAAGTTGGCGCCGAAGAGTTTTCAATACCTTGAACTCTACCAGAACCGAAAGAAGTGACTTCAGGATCATAATTAGTATATCTTGGAACATTTGGTGCAAAATACCATAAATTGTTACCTACCGCACTAAATGAAACTTTGCCAAAGGGTGTCTTATCTAACCATTTTGATGGCACATCATACGTTAAACTTAATTCTCTTAAACGATACACGGTACCATCAAAAACGGTTCCTTGGTCTGTTGAGTTTATCCCCCAAGTATTACTAGGCCCACCGCCTGTAAAATACAAATCGTTAGTATCAATCTGTGTTGTATTTGGTATTCTATTTCCACTCGAATCCAGTGTATAATTTCCATTTACATCGCCATAAAAACCTGGAATAACATGTGTACGTTCTCTATCTTCAGTATCCCTGGTAACTCCTCTTCCTAAAAGAGATCCTATACTTATAGATTGTATATCGCCTCCTTCTCTCCAATCAATCTGAGCACGTAAGCTGAAGCTTTTATAGGTAAATGTATTGATAAAACCTATTTTAAAATCTGGAGTAGGATCACCAATAATGTCACTGACAGGGTCTTGAAATATCCATCCCGTAGACTGATCGATGATATAATTCCCTTCATCATCTCTAAGATGCTGTGACCCAAAAAAGACACCAAAAGGTTGGCCTTTAATAGCATATGCAATTTGGTTACCGTCTAACCTAATTCTTTCAAGACCTTCTACCAATTCGGTTACCTCATTGGTGTTTTTTGTGAATGTGGTAAATATATTCCATGTGAAATTATCTGTTTGAATAGGTACCAATGTTAATCCAATTTCTACACCTGTATTTGTCATTTCACCAATATTGGTATTAAATGATGTAAATCCACTAGAACGTGGTACAGATACAGGGGAAATTAAATCGGTTGTTGTTTTTTTATACCATGTAAAATCAACAGCTACGCGTCTTTTAAAAAATTCTAAGTCGGCTCCAATTTCAATTTCGTCTGTAAATTCCGGAGTAATTTCTTGATCACCTAGACCTACTCTATTTCCAACTACAGGAATTGCTGCAAAAGGAACTCCTAATGCAAATGTTGTATTTAAAAACTCAGCAGCGGCATCATTACCAACAGACGCCCAACCTCCTCTTAGTTTAGCAAATGTTAGCACATTACTATCTAATTTAAACGCTTCAGTAACAATTAATGACAAACTGGCTGATGGGTAAAAGTAAGACCTGTTATCTAACGGTAACGTAGAAGACCAATCATTTCTTCCTGTTCCATTTAAAAACAGAAAATCTTTGTATGATAATGTTAAATCTGCAAAGACTCCAACATTACGTTTTCTTTCATAAGAATCGTCTAAATTAGATGTTGTAATGGTATTCGCAAGTGTGTAAATATTTGGAGAAATAAATGTGGTTCCTAAATTCGCATCTCGTTTAAAAGTATTTTGATAGGTATTTAATCCAGCTATAGCAGATAAACCAATATCATCTGTTAAATCGTAATTAAAATTCAATAAAAGAGTAGATTCAAGATCCTCATTAACAGCACTATCTGTTATAAGTGTTCCGCCTGTTAAAGCTGAAGCTATAGAGGCTGGATGCCTAATCTCTCTTCTATTTAAATTATATTTATTGTAACCTACTCTAAACGATGCTGAAATATGATCGTTAATTGGTACTCCAATATTTAAATTTGTAACGACTCTATTCGTATTGGTTATAATTTGATCATTTTTCCATGACCAAAGCGGGTGATCCCATCCTGTATTCGGAATAACAGAACCTCCAGTAGTTGGATTAGTAAAAGGAATCGATAAATCCCAAGCACGTCCTAACCATAATGATCTTGCAAAAGAAGATGACGACCCAGCAAACTGCTGATTACCAAAAAAACCTCCTACCTGATCTGTATCTGAATAAGCAACAGAACCTCCAACGGTTATGTTATTTGGAAGTTTAAAATTACCCCCAGCAGAAAAAGACGTTCTTTCATAAGTATTAAAAGGCATGTAACCTTTTTGTTGTAAATCTGAAAGCGTTACACTAAAACTTCCTTTTTCGCTGCTAGAAGAGGCTGTTACTGAGTTATCTAAAACAACTCCCGTTTCAAATAAATCTTCAACATTATTTGGTTGTGCCTCGTAAGGTAGCGTTTCTATTAAACCAGGTCCATAAACATCTGGAAAAGCTGTTACCCAGCTATTCCAAACAGGAATAGTTTCTAAAGTGTCAAAAGCTGGTCCCCATGACCCATTAGAACCTGCATTAAATTTAAATTGTGTTCCTTGTCCATACTTGTTCTGATAGTCTGGTAAGTTTGCAATTTTTTCAAAATACGTTCCACTACTAATATTAACACTTAATTTATTATTTGCATCTTTATTAAGTGATGAACCGGATTTTGTAGTTATAACAATAACACCATTTGTTGCTCTAGAACCATATAATGCTGCTGCAGCCGTACTTTTTAATACCGTTACGGTTTCTATATTATTAGGATCTAAACTGGAAATACCAGACTCATATCCTCCACCTCCAGTGCTAAACCCGCTTGGTGGTTGTAATTCTACTGTTGAAACTTGTCGGTTGTCGTAAGCAATACCATCAACAATAAACAACGGTTGACTGGCTCCACCTATAGTTGTTTGCCCCCTAATACTAATTTGGTTTGAAGCTCCTGCAACACCATTAGAGAAATTCACATTAACACCAGCAACTTTTCCTGATAGGGATCTTAATAAATCTGGCTCTGAGTTTTCAATAACTTCCTTAGATTCTACCTGACTTACAGCGTATCCTAAGTTTTTAGCATTCCTTTTAATACCAAAAGCAGTTACTACCACCTCTTCTAGTGTTGTTGCGTCCTGTTCCAATGTCACATTAATTGTATTGGAAGCATTAACGGTAACTTCGGTACTTGTATACCCAACAAAACTAAACACAAGGACAGCGCCTTGACTTGCTTTTATTGAATATTTACCGTCAAAATCTGAAGACGTTCCAGATGTGGTTCCTTTAACAAGGACTGTTGCCCCAGGAAGCGGCAGACCAGAAATATCGGAGACTGTACCCGATATCGTTTTTTCTTGTGCAAAAGATAATTGCACGACAAACGCTAGTAATAGCGTTAGTAATCCACTAAACTTTTTTTTCATTTTATTTATTTTATGAGTTAGTCAATGCAGATTGTAAGAAAGGAAGGCAGAAAAGAATATTTTTTAAAGACTAATTCAAAAAAATTACATAAATGAATCCAAAGTTTAGTGCAACTCTGGTTTTTTGTAAAGCTCTTTTACTGCCTTACCTTTACAATTGCACTAGTAAAAGAAGAACTTTAATAGTGTCTTTTATGTAACTTTGATTTGAAGTAGTTATTTATTGAATTTACATGGCTTATTTTGACGGTAAATGATTACATCGCTTATTTAACTTTCCTAAACAATTATTCGACAAAATACATAACTCATTAAAAATCATTAAATTATACTCAAAAATCAGTGTTATTATCATATTTATAAAATGAAAGTCTACTATTTATGAAACCATTAAAAATTGATTTAAACAGCTTCTTTAATGAATTGTAATAAATTTATTATGATTTGAAATTATCATTTTATGCAGTGAACATTATCTGTACATGATTTTAAGTCATTTTTTTATAGTAGTTTTAGGATACCAAATTAATCCCCTATGAGTAATCTTATTAAAGCTTTAATTATTGATGATGAAAGCTTAGCAAGAAAAAGAATCTCAAATTTGTTAAGTGATATAAAAGAAATTGAAGTACTTGAAGAGTGTAGTTCTGGTAAAGAGGCTATAAACGCCATCTCTAATAAAAAACCTGACTTAATATTTCTTGATATTCAAATAACGGATATGACAGGGTTTGATGTTTTAAAACAAATAGATCCCTTAACCAGACCCTTAATCATTTTTATTACTGCTTTTGATGAATTTGCTCTTAAAGCTTTTGATTTTTTTGCTTTTGACTATTTATTGAAGCCTTTTAAAGATGAACGCTTTTTTCAATCTACAAATAAGGTCATTGAGTTACTTACTTCTAACAAATCGAATATATTAAATAGAAAAATAAGTGATTTGCTCCGTTATATTGAAAATCCTAACGAAGATTTTCCAGAAACTAAAAAAACCAAACTGGCCATAAGAGCTAACGGCAAAATTTCTTTTATTGAAAAAAATAATATTAAGTACATACAAGCTTCAGGATATTATGCTGAGATTTTTACTGAACACAAAAAATTTCTTTTAAGAGAATCCCTAAACTCTTTATTAGATCAATTAAAACCTTATAATTTTGCCAGAATTCACAGATCTACAATTATAAACACTTCCTTTATTTCTGAAGTGCTATACTCAAACTATGGTGAAATTGATGTAAAAATGCAGGATGAAAAATTATTTAGAATTAGTAAGACTTATAAAAAAGAGTTTCAGAAAAAAATGGGGATTTAATTTATGATTAAAAGGGTAAAACCATATTTAGATTTAAAACTTATAGGCATTTTATCTTTGTTCTATTTCATATTTGTAGTTATTTATGCTTCTAAGAATGCTTATTTAAGAATCTATTCTAAAAGACAGGTGGATTGGGGTGAATTTATTTTTGCAAATTTATTAGACTGGGCAATTATCGTCATTTTTATGATGTTTATAGCTTTTACTACCAAACTTTTGATGCAGAAAAAGACAAAATTAGTTTATATTATATCTATACATTTATTTTTCTCATTTTTTATTGGTGCTTTTACAATTGGCTTGTCACAAATTGTGGAACAACTTAAAAGCCCCTGGCCAATGAAAGAAAACTCTATCGCCAGTTTATTTACATCTTATATAAGACTTATAGATTTACATTTCTTAATTTATATGTCCTTAGTAACCATGATTTATATGTATTATTATTTTCAAAAAATTCAAGAAAGTAAAATACAAACCATAAAACTACAAGATCAACTTTCAAAAACGCATTTAAAGTTTTTACAGACTCAAATGCACCCACATTTTTTATTCAATACTTTAAATGGGATCCACTCCTTAATGGACATAAACATTGCAAAATCTAAAAGCATGGTAGTCGATCTAAGTGATTTACTAAGAAATGTTTTAGAAAAAAAAGATCAAAACCTCATTGAATTACAAGAAGAATTAGAAATACTTAAAAAATATATTCACATTAAAAAGGCTCGTTTCTCTGATCAATTAAATATTCACCTTAATATTGAAGAGGGCTTAGAAAATGTTTTGGTGCCAAATATGTTATTACAACCCATTGTAGAAAACTCTACAAAACATGGTTATGATAAAGAACATTTATCACTCGACATAACTATAAACATTTTTAGAAAAAATGATAAGCTTATAGTGAAGATTAAAAATAATGGTAAAGAATTGAAAGATAAACTTTCTGTTCTATTAAAAAAAGGGACTGGTCTTAATAACATAAAAGAAAGACTAGACTCTCTTTATAACAATAATTATAAGTTAAAAATTTATAACAAATCAAATAGTGTAATTACTGAAGTAAATATCCCGATTAAATTGTCTATATCCCAAATCGAAAAAGGTTTTTAAGACGCCCTTTTCTAGATATTGTATAAGTCATTTAATTCAATTTAAATTTAATTCTCTCATATTTTTATAAAGTATATTTAAGTAATTTATTTGTATGGTGTTCATTTATATTATAATCAAATGTTTTAAATCATGATAGGTTTTTTTAAAAAATACACCGATTTAAAACTCATTTTAATAATAGTAATAGTACAGTTAACCCTAAATTTATATGATGTATTTCAACGCTCGTTTATTACAAAAAAAGGAGTTCTTAATTTAAACTATGATCTACAAGGTGAAGAAATATTTGGCAAATTAGCGGAATTTACAGGCGTAATTATCTACATGGTTATTGTATCTGTCATTGTCAACTTTTTTATAAAAAAAAGGACCTCGATTTGGATTGTCTCTACATTTCATTTAATAATCCCTATCACGTTACCTCAGTTTACCTGGACAATTTACCATATTCCAGAAATTATAAGAGAGAAAAGCTTAAAGTCTCTTGAGTTTACCGATTTTTATATTTCTAGATATGTTTTACATATTAGGTATTATTATACCTTATACTTTCTTATTCTGGGGATTATATATCTGTACTTCTATTTCAAAAAAATTCAAGAAAACAAAATCCAGACCGCCCGTTTACAGGCTCAACTTTCTGATACAAAATTAAAATTTTTGCAATCTCAAATCCACCCACACTTCCTTTTCAATACTTTAAATAGTGTCTATTCCCTAATGGATATTGACGCTTCAAAATCGAAAGATATGGTTATAAGTTTAAGTGATTTGTTAAGAACTGTTTTAGACAAAAAAGACCAGAATCTCATAGAATTTCAGGAGGAATTATTCATTCTTAAAAAATACATTCATATTAATGAAATGAGGTTTTCAGATAACTTAAAATTTCATATAAATATTGAAACTGGGTTAGATAATATTTTAATTCCGAATATGTTAATTCAACCTATAATAGAAAACGCCATAAAGCATGGATATAGTGAAGAGCATGTAACATTAGATGTATTTGTAAACATTTACAAAAAACTCGATGCCTTGTTTATTATAATAGAAAATAACGGGGAAAAACTCGATAGTAATCTATCGAGTTTATTAAAAAAAGGACATGGGTTATCCAATATTAAAGATCGATTGCAAACACTTTACGAAGAAAACCATCAATTCGAAATGTTTAACAAAAACAATCATGTTGTTACTTCAATAACATTTCCTGTACAGCTATCAATATCGAAAATTGAAAACGATATTTAATTTTCTCTAACTTTTTGCTCCCATTGCCAAGCAGAACGCATAGCATCATCTAAAGATAATTCGGTTTTCCATCCTAATTCATCATTAGCTTTATTGGTATCTGCATAGGCTGAGATTATATCTCCTTCTCTTCTACCTACGATTTTATAGTTTAGTTTTACTCCAGAAACACGCTCAAAAGACTCTACTACTTCTAATACAGAACTCCCTTTTCCAGTTCCTAAATTAAATGTTTCGTAATTAGATTTGTTCTTGTTTTGAAGTAAGCGTCCTAATGCAACTACATGTGCTTTTGCTAAATCAACTACATGAATATAATCTCGAATACAGGTCCCATCTGGTGTTGGGTAATCATCTCCAAATACAGATAATTCCTGACGTAACCCAATCGCTGTTTGCGTAATAAAAGGCACTAAATTTTGAGGCACCCCAATTGGAAGTTCTCCAATATTCACAGATTCATGTGCTCCCACTGGGTTAAAATAACGTAAGGCAATCGCTTTTAAATTTGGTGACACTTTACAAGTATCATTAATTATTTCTTCTCCTATTTGTTTTGTGTTTCCATAAGGAGACTCTGCTTGCTTCACAGGGGCATTTTCGGTAATTGGTAACTCATCGGCTTGTCCATAAACCGTACAAGATGAACTAAAAATAAATCCAGCAGAAGGTAATTTTTTTAATTCTTTAAGGATGTAAACTAATGTACTGATATTGTTCTCATAGTATAACAATGGTTCTTTTACACTTTCACCTACAGCTTTACTTGCAGCAAAATGAATCACCCCTTTTATATCATTATGCTTCTTAAAAAAACGTTCTACTTTCTCTTTTTCTTTAAGATCTAACTTTTCAAAAATAGGCGTTTTACCAGTTATTGCAGTTATTCCATCTAGCACTTTTTCCGAAGAATTTGATAAATCGTCAATGATAACAACTTCGTAACCTTCATTCTGTAATTCAACAACGGTATGTGATCCTATAAAACCTAATCCGCCAGTAACTAATATTTTATCCATTTATAAATTTAATAATTGTTGATGTAATATATGCTATTTGTTCGTCGTCCAATTCGGTATGCATTGGTAACGAAATAACTTCTTTAACTAATTGATTTGTGACTTTAAAATCATCTTCATTATATCTTTCATCTGTGTATGCTTTTTGATTATGAAGTGGTATTGGATAATACACCCCACAAGGTATATTATGCTCGTTTAAATATTTTACCAAAGCATCTCTATCAATTCCTTTTATTTTGAGTGTATATTGATGAAAAACATGACAATCGCATGAAGTATCGCAAATCTCTGAACAGCCATTCGATATTTTTGGAACCATAATATTTTCATAGCCTTCAAATGCTTTACTATATTTTTTAGCAGCATTTTGTCGTGCTTTGTTATAACTATCCAAATTTGGTAATTTAGCATCTAAAACTGCGGCTTGAATACTGTCTAAACGTGAATTCACGCCTACCACATCATGGTGGTAACGCTCATACATCCCATGATTTACAATACCTCTAATGGTATGAGCTAAATCGTCATCATTTGTAAAAATAGCACCTCCATCTCCATAGCATCCTAAATTTTTAGATGGGAAAAAGGACGTAGAAGCTACATGACCAATAGCTCCCGCTTTGATTTTATTACCATTTTTATATGTATAAGATGCCCCTATAGCTTGTGCATTGTCTTCTATTACGAATAAATTATGCGTTTGGGCAATCTCCATAATCGCTTCCATATTAGCACACTGACCAAATAAATGCACAGGCACAATGGCCTTCGTTTTTGGTGTAATGGCTTTTTTTATAGCCTCAATATTTATATTAAAGTCATCTTCATTAACATCTACCAAAACCGGTGTTAATTGTAATAATGCTATCACCTCTACAGTGGCAGCAAA from Flavivirga abyssicola includes the following:
- a CDS encoding SusD/RagB family nutrient-binding outer membrane lipoprotein, translating into MKNIKFKRYHILIVFMVTVSLFGCSNYLDVDTDTDNPTVAPINQLLPNIEITVALLADWNNFSGEVLGTQTHQGVSRSEQDQYGTKADNIVLNNDWNNVYLTLTDLETLISQSDAEGATVYKGIGELLKAYMMSVAVDLWGDVPYTEATLLIEGTVSPVFDSSESVYQAVFDLIDSAKTNLSNPAGLLPGADDFYYAGSAAQWIKFANTLKLKLLNQIRLSSSPLFSQSVLDALVAENNFFTTNADDFQFTHTATVSPQDERNQLFQAAYGGAQVDHYISPWFYEILMGMNPNIHTNNKDPRIPYYWANQLTAGQFPRDQSDPISGDPRADYWDASTGFFTIRFSSVGPWRDGAVANDATFPGIFPCGGRYDDGLGFARTVASGTGVAPRRILTYDEFLYIEAELMQVGLIAGDPAAKLTEAVTASFAKVDQVVAGTGTTQTVPVLSGSTAVTDFIANIDAEFAAASADKQLEIIMTQKWVATYGDQMDQYNDYRRTGYPVLADPDGTNEYQLDNGDGFPLLDTDTALNNPFNRTFFWPDNELNLNENAPAQKTLATYRVFWDN
- a CDS encoding SusC/RagA family TonB-linked outer membrane protein, with amino-acid sequence MKKKFSGLLTLLLAFVVQLSFAQEKTISGTVSDISGLPLPGATVLVKGTTSGTSSDFDGKYSIKASQGAVLVFSFVGYTSTEVTVNASNTINVTLEQDATTLEEVVVTAFGIKRNAKNLGYAVSQVESKEVIENSEPDLLRSLSGKVAGVNVNFSNGVAGASNQISIRGQTTIGGASQPLFIVDGIAYDNRQVSTVELQPPSGFSTGGGGYESGISSLDPNNIETVTVLKSTAAAALYGSRATNGVIVITTKSGSSLNKDANNKLSVNISSGTYFEKIANLPDYQNKYGQGTQFKFNAGSNGSWGPAFDTLETIPVWNSWVTAFPDVYGPGLIETLPYEAQPNNVEDLFETGVVLDNSVTASSSSEKGSFSVTLSDLQQKGYMPFNTYERTSFSAGGNFKLPNNITVGGSVAYSDTDQVGGFFGNQQFAGSSSSFARSLWLGRAWDLSIPFTNPTTGGSVIPNTGWDHPLWSWKNDQIITNTNRVVTNLNIGVPINDHISASFRVGYNKYNLNRREIRHPASIASALTGGTLITDSAVNEDLESTLLLNFNYDLTDDIGLSAIAGLNTYQNTFKRDANLGTTFISPNIYTLANTITTSNLDDSYERKRNVGVFADLTLSYKDFLFLNGTGRNDWSSTLPLDNRSYFYPSASLSLIVTEAFKLDSNVLTFAKLRGGWASVGNDAAAEFLNTTFALGVPFAAIPVVGNRVGLGDQEITPEFTDEIEIGADLEFFKRRVAVDFTWYKKTTTDLISPVSVPRSSGFTSFNTNIGEMTNTGVEIGLTLVPIQTDNFTWNIFTTFTKNTNEVTELVEGLERIRLDGNQIAYAIKGQPFGVFFGSQHLRDDEGNYIIDQSTGWIFQDPVSDIIGDPTPDFKIGFINTFTYKSFSLRAQIDWREGGDIQSISIGSLLGRGVTRDTEDRERTHVIPGFYGDVNGNYTLDSSGNRIPNTTQIDTNDLYFTGGGPSNTWGINSTDQGTVFDGTVYRLRELSLTYDVPSKWLDKTPFGKVSFSAVGNNLWYFAPNVPRYTNYDPEVTSFGSGRVQGIENSSAPTSKRYGFKINLTF
- a CDS encoding LytR/AlgR family response regulator transcription factor, giving the protein MSNLIKALIIDDESLARKRISNLLSDIKEIEVLEECSSGKEAINAISNKKPDLIFLDIQITDMTGFDVLKQIDPLTRPLIIFITAFDEFALKAFDFFAFDYLLKPFKDERFFQSTNKVIELLTSNKSNILNRKISDLLRYIENPNEDFPETKKTKLAIRANGKISFIEKNNIKYIQASGYYAEIFTEHKKFLLRESLNSLLDQLKPYNFARIHRSTIINTSFISEVLYSNYGEIDVKMQDEKLFRISKTYKKEFQKKMGI
- a CDS encoding sensor histidine kinase, with translation MIKRVKPYLDLKLIGILSLFYFIFVVIYASKNAYLRIYSKRQVDWGEFIFANLLDWAIIVIFMMFIAFTTKLLMQKKTKLVYIISIHLFFSFFIGAFTIGLSQIVEQLKSPWPMKENSIASLFTSYIRLIDLHFLIYMSLVTMIYMYYYFQKIQESKIQTIKLQDQLSKTHLKFLQTQMHPHFLFNTLNGIHSLMDINIAKSKSMVVDLSDLLRNVLEKKDQNLIELQEELEILKKYIHIKKARFSDQLNIHLNIEEGLENVLVPNMLLQPIVENSTKHGYDKEHLSLDITINIFRKNDKLIVKIKNNGKELKDKLSVLLKKGTGLNNIKERLDSLYNNNYKLKIYNKSNSVITEVNIPIKLSISQIEKGF
- a CDS encoding sensor histidine kinase — protein: MIGFFKKYTDLKLILIIVIVQLTLNLYDVFQRSFITKKGVLNLNYDLQGEEIFGKLAEFTGVIIYMVIVSVIVNFFIKKRTSIWIVSTFHLIIPITLPQFTWTIYHIPEIIREKSLKSLEFTDFYISRYVLHIRYYYTLYFLILGIIYLYFYFKKIQENKIQTARLQAQLSDTKLKFLQSQIHPHFLFNTLNSVYSLMDIDASKSKDMVISLSDLLRTVLDKKDQNLIEFQEELFILKKYIHINEMRFSDNLKFHINIETGLDNILIPNMLIQPIIENAIKHGYSEEHVTLDVFVNIYKKLDALFIIIENNGEKLDSNLSSLLKKGHGLSNIKDRLQTLYEENHQFEMFNKNNHVVTSITFPVQLSISKIENDI
- the galE gene encoding UDP-glucose 4-epimerase GalE, with the protein product MDKILVTGGLGFIGSHTVVELQNEGYEVVIIDDLSNSSEKVLDGITAITGKTPIFEKLDLKEKEKVERFFKKHNDIKGVIHFAASKAVGESVKEPLLYYENNISTLVYILKELKKLPSAGFIFSSSCTVYGQADELPITENAPVKQAESPYGNTKQIGEEIINDTCKVSPNLKAIALRYFNPVGAHESVNIGELPIGVPQNLVPFITQTAIGLRQELSVFGDDYPTPDGTCIRDYIHVVDLAKAHVVALGRLLQNKNKSNYETFNLGTGKGSSVLEVVESFERVSGVKLNYKIVGRREGDIISAYADTNKANDELGWKTELSLDDAMRSAWQWEQKVREN
- a CDS encoding DegT/DnrJ/EryC1/StrS family aminotransferase, with product MKKIQMVDLKGQYNGIKDVVNHSIQEVIENTSFINGPKVHEFQKNLEQYLGVKHVIPCANGTDALQIAMMGLGLKPGDEVITADFTFAATVEVIALLQLTPVLVDVNEDDFNINIEAIKKAITPKTKAIVPVHLFGQCANMEAIMEIAQTHNLFVIEDNAQAIGASYTYKNGNKIKAGAIGHVASTSFFPSKNLGCYGDGGAIFTNDDDLAHTIRGIVNHGMYERYHHDVVGVNSRLDSIQAAVLDAKLPNLDSYNKARQNAAKKYSKAFEGYENIMVPKISNGCSEICDTSCDCHVFHQYTLKIKGIDRDALVKYLNEHNIPCGVYYPIPLHNQKAYTDERYNEDDFKVTNQLVKEVISLPMHTELDDEQIAYITSTIIKFING